The Cydia splendana chromosome Z, ilCydSple1.2, whole genome shotgun sequence genome window below encodes:
- the LOC134804431 gene encoding ras-like GTP-binding protein RhoL: protein MGTTKRLKITVVGDGMVGKTCLLYVYTKNEFPEEYVPTVFDNYVDRKVVDGEEVEMALWDTAGQEDYERLRPLSYSNTHCFLVCYSVSSRSSYENVIHKWYPELKHFSESVPIVLVATKIDLRGTDKAVITTQEGKKLKKKIRAAQLVECSALERVNMDLVFEEAVRAALRKKPVRARACNYL, encoded by the exons ATGGGGACGACGAAAAGGCTGAAGATTACTGTCGTGGGCGACGGTATGGTCGGCAAAACCTGCTTGCTGTATGTCTATACAAAAAACGAGTTCCCAGAAGAATATGTGCCTAcagt GTTTGACAACTACGTGGACCGCAAAGTGGTGGATGGCGAGGAGGTGGAAATGGCGCTGTGGGACACGGCTGGCCAGGAGGACTACGAGAGGCTGAGGCCTTTGTCTTACAGCAAC ACGCATTGTTTCCTGGTGTGCTACTCCGTCAGCAGCCGTTCGTCCTACGAGAACGTGATCCACAAGTGGTATCCAGAGCTCAAGCACTTCAGCGAGTCCGTGCCTATAGTTTTAGTAG CTACCAAAATCGATCTTCGAGGAACAGACAAGGCTGTCATTACTACTCAAGAAgggaaaaaattaaagaaaaaaattag gGCTGCCCAACTAGTGGAGTGTTCGGCACTGGAGCGCGTCAACATGGATCTCGTGTTCGAGGAGGCGGTGCGCGCGGCCCTGCGCAAGAAGCCCGTGCGTGCGCGAGCTTGCAACTACCTCTGA
- the LOC134805293 gene encoding nuclear cap-binding protein subunit 2 isoform X1 produces MKRGYDSMNSSIEISSYRDQHFKVCQGSRSEQEKLLRTTATLYIGNLSFYTTEEQIYELFSRCGDIRRIIMGLDKYKKTPCGFCFVEYYAREDAENCMRYINGTRLDDRIIRCDWDAGFIEGRQYGRGKTGGQVRDEYRTDYDGGRGGYGKIIAQKITPNTIERQ; encoded by the exons ATGAAACGAGGTTATGACTCAATGAACTCTTCGATCGAAATTAGTTCATACCGTGACCAACATTTTAAGGTTTGCCAA GGATCCAGAAGCGAACAAGAGAAGTTACTTCGAACGACTGCAACTCTTTACATAGGAAATTTGTCATTTTATACAACAGAAGAGCAAATATATGAATTATTTTCGCGGTGTGGTGATATTAGGCGGATAATCATGGGATTGGACAAGTACAAGAAGACTCCTTGTGGATTTTGTTTTGTTGAATACTATGCTAGAGAAGATGCAGAAAACTGTATGAG ATATATCAATGGCACGAGGTTAGATGACAGAATAATCAGGTGTGATTGGGATGCGGGCTTCATTGAGGGGCGTCAGTATGGACGTGGGAAAACAGGTGGACAG GTGCGGGATGAATATAGAACCGACTATGACGGCGGGCGCGGTGGCTATGGTAAAATCATTGCACAGAAGATCACCCCAAATACCATAGAACGCCAATGA
- the LOC134805293 gene encoding nuclear cap-binding protein subunit 2 isoform X2, which produces MKRGYDSMNSSIEISSYRDQHFKGSRSEQEKLLRTTATLYIGNLSFYTTEEQIYELFSRCGDIRRIIMGLDKYKKTPCGFCFVEYYAREDAENCMRYINGTRLDDRIIRCDWDAGFIEGRQYGRGKTGGQVRDEYRTDYDGGRGGYGKIIAQKITPNTIERQ; this is translated from the exons ATGAAACGAGGTTATGACTCAATGAACTCTTCGATCGAAATTAGTTCATACCGTGACCAACATTTTAAG GGATCCAGAAGCGAACAAGAGAAGTTACTTCGAACGACTGCAACTCTTTACATAGGAAATTTGTCATTTTATACAACAGAAGAGCAAATATATGAATTATTTTCGCGGTGTGGTGATATTAGGCGGATAATCATGGGATTGGACAAGTACAAGAAGACTCCTTGTGGATTTTGTTTTGTTGAATACTATGCTAGAGAAGATGCAGAAAACTGTATGAG ATATATCAATGGCACGAGGTTAGATGACAGAATAATCAGGTGTGATTGGGATGCGGGCTTCATTGAGGGGCGTCAGTATGGACGTGGGAAAACAGGTGGACAG GTGCGGGATGAATATAGAACCGACTATGACGGCGGGCGCGGTGGCTATGGTAAAATCATTGCACAGAAGATCACCCCAAATACCATAGAACGCCAATGA